Proteins from a single region of Chryseobacterium sp. T16E-39:
- the aceB gene encoding malate synthase A has translation METKTQLQIKAQSQFEKIFTPELVEFLIELHQNFNSKRLDLLEERKETQLDLDRKHLPKFLPQTEEIRNGNWVCSPLPKDLLDRRVEITGPVDRKMIINALNSGASTFMADFEDSNSPTWKNCMEGQLNLSDAINRNIDFTNEQGKSYTLNEKTAVLLIRPRGLHLPEKHIEINGEEASGSLIDFGIYFFRNVQQLLEKGSGPYFYLPKLEHYKEARWWNEVFDFAQNYLQIPRGTIKATVLIETITASFQIDEILYELKEHSSGLNCGRWDYIFSFIKKFRNLPEFIIPDRDQVTMTSPFMTAYSKRVIEICHKRNVHAIGGMAAQIPIKNDDQANAAAFEKVKADKEREVKNGHDGTWVAHPALVSVAKDIFDQYMPSANQIDKKVDYQIKESDLLEIPKGEISEKGVRKNINVGILYLESWLMGVGAAAIYNLMEDAATAEISRTQIWQWLKNEAVLIDDRVLTREMVLQWEKEEMDTIEKYVGEERFKNGKFNLAKELFNELIFSEKFEEFLTLKAYPFI, from the coding sequence ATGGAAACCAAAACCCAATTACAGATAAAGGCTCAGAGCCAGTTTGAAAAGATATTCACTCCTGAACTTGTTGAGTTCCTGATTGAACTTCATCAAAATTTTAATTCAAAAAGACTTGATCTTTTAGAAGAAAGAAAAGAAACTCAGCTGGATCTTGACAGGAAACATCTTCCAAAGTTTTTACCACAAACTGAAGAAATCAGAAATGGAAATTGGGTATGCTCACCATTGCCAAAAGATCTGTTAGATCGCAGGGTAGAAATTACTGGACCAGTAGACCGTAAAATGATTATTAACGCACTCAACTCTGGTGCTTCTACTTTTATGGCGGATTTTGAGGATAGTAATTCTCCTACATGGAAGAACTGCATGGAGGGACAACTCAATCTTTCAGATGCAATTAACAGAAATATAGATTTTACGAACGAACAGGGGAAATCCTATACGCTTAATGAAAAAACGGCTGTTTTGTTGATCCGTCCAAGAGGCCTTCATCTTCCTGAAAAACATATTGAGATCAACGGTGAGGAAGCTTCAGGTTCGCTGATTGATTTTGGTATTTATTTTTTTAGAAATGTCCAACAGCTTTTGGAAAAGGGAAGTGGCCCCTACTTTTATCTTCCAAAATTGGAACATTATAAAGAAGCCCGCTGGTGGAATGAAGTTTTTGATTTTGCTCAAAATTATCTTCAGATTCCAAGGGGAACGATTAAAGCAACAGTTTTAATAGAAACGATCACTGCATCTTTTCAGATCGATGAAATTTTATATGAATTGAAAGAGCATAGTTCAGGATTAAACTGTGGACGGTGGGATTATATTTTTTCATTTATTAAAAAGTTCAGAAACCTTCCTGAATTTATAATTCCTGACCGTGATCAGGTGACGATGACTTCTCCATTTATGACAGCCTATTCCAAAAGGGTGATTGAGATTTGTCACAAACGGAATGTACATGCTATTGGAGGAATGGCAGCACAGATCCCTATAAAAAATGATGACCAGGCAAATGCAGCTGCCTTTGAAAAAGTAAAAGCAGATAAAGAAAGGGAAGTGAAAAATGGCCATGATGGTACCTGGGTTGCCCATCCTGCACTGGTTTCAGTAGCAAAAGATATTTTTGATCAATATATGCCTTCAGCCAACCAGATTGATAAAAAAGTAGACTATCAGATCAAAGAAAGTGATCTGCTGGAAATTCCAAAAGGGGAGATCAGTGAAAAAGGAGTCCGTAAAAATATCAATGTAGGGATCCTGTATCTTGAAAGCTGGTTGATGGGAGTGGGCGCTGCGGCGATTTATAACCTGATGGAAGATGCGGCAACTGCAGAAATTTCACGCACCCAGATCTGGCAGTGGCTGAAAAATGAAGCGGTATTAATCGATGACAGAGTACTGACCCGCGAAATGGTTCTTCAATGGGAAAAAGAAGAAATGGACACCATTGAAAAATATGTAGGTGAAGAGCGTTTTAAAAATGGAAAATTCAACCTGGCGAAAGAGCTTTTCAATGAATTGATCTTCTCGGAGAAATTTGAAGAATTCCTTACGTTGAAAGCGTATCCTTTTATTTAG
- the aceA gene encoding isocitrate lyase, with translation MMKTKQEKIQAIEQDWLNNPRWNGVQRPYTAEDVLKLRGSYTIDYTIATEMSKKFWEKLTTQDFVAGLGALTGNQAVQEVDAGLEAIYLSGWQVAADANLSGEMYPDQSLYPANSVPSVVKKINNALLRADQVQSVSGNGDKEYLVPIIADAEAGFGGNLNAFELMKQMIEAGAAAVHFEDQLSSAKKCGHLGGKVLVPTQEAINKLIAARLASDVTGVPSVIIARTDADAADLLTSDIDDRDKKFVTGERTSEGFYVVKNGVEQGIDRGLSYAPYADLIWMETSNPDLEQARKFAEGIHAKFPGKMLAYNCSPSFNWAAKLSVEEMTTFREELAKMGYKFQFITLAGFHALNTAMFELALAYKEKGMAGYSELQEREFALQQKGFRAVKHQSFVGTGYFDEVQNVVTGGSSATVAMKDSTEIAQFH, from the coding sequence ATTATGAAAACAAAACAAGAAAAAATTCAGGCTATAGAGCAGGATTGGCTGAACAATCCGCGTTGGAATGGTGTGCAAAGGCCATATACAGCAGAAGATGTATTAAAACTCAGAGGTTCTTATACGATCGATTATACCATTGCAACTGAAATGTCTAAGAAATTCTGGGAGAAACTGACCACTCAGGATTTTGTAGCCGGGCTGGGAGCATTAACCGGAAACCAGGCGGTACAGGAAGTTGATGCCGGTCTGGAAGCAATTTATCTTTCAGGATGGCAGGTGGCAGCAGATGCTAATTTATCAGGTGAAATGTATCCTGACCAATCTTTGTATCCTGCTAATTCAGTCCCTTCTGTAGTAAAGAAAATCAATAATGCTTTATTAAGAGCAGACCAGGTTCAGTCTGTAAGTGGTAATGGAGATAAAGAATATCTGGTTCCTATTATTGCCGATGCTGAAGCCGGGTTTGGGGGCAATCTCAATGCTTTTGAACTGATGAAACAGATGATAGAGGCAGGGGCGGCCGCTGTACATTTTGAGGATCAGCTCTCTTCTGCAAAGAAATGTGGACATTTAGGGGGGAAAGTTTTGGTGCCTACTCAGGAAGCGATTAATAAATTAATAGCTGCCCGTTTAGCATCAGATGTAACAGGAGTTCCCAGTGTCATTATCGCAAGAACAGACGCTGATGCTGCAGATTTACTGACCTCTGATATTGATGACAGAGATAAGAAATTTGTGACCGGAGAAAGAACTTCAGAAGGATTTTATGTCGTGAAAAATGGAGTAGAGCAGGGAATAGACCGGGGTTTATCCTATGCTCCTTATGCGGACCTGATCTGGATGGAAACCTCTAACCCGGATTTGGAGCAGGCAAGAAAATTTGCAGAAGGAATTCATGCCAAATTTCCTGGAAAAATGCTGGCGTACAATTGCTCGCCATCTTTCAACTGGGCAGCAAAACTGAGTGTTGAAGAAATGACGACCTTCCGTGAAGAATTAGCAAAAATGGGATATAAGTTCCAGTTTATTACGTTAGCTGGTTTCCATGCCCTGAATACTGCGATGTTCGAGCTGGCTTTAGCTTATAAAGAAAAAGGGATGGCCGGATATTCTGAATTACAGGAACGTGAATTTGCTTTGCAGCAGAAAGGATTCAGAGCGGTCAAGCATCAGTCTTTTGTAGGGACAGGATATTTTGATGAGGTTCAGAATGTTGTAACAGGCGGTTCATCGGCAACTGTTGCGATGAAAGACTCTACAGAAATAGCACAGTTTCATTAA
- a CDS encoding ComF family protein, with product MILDLLFPNRCIHCNRIIDADLLVCEICFEHIHFTHYDYFNENIIKEKCKLLFPVENTYALMRFEEKSLSRKIIHELKYRNREKTGKILADWTTENLNFYDQKPDLLVSVPLHPKKQKERGYNQLHLFTETLSEYYRIPFDHDLIKRNHYSKAQALKDKKHRLKNDNIFSITRNISGKHILLIDDVFTTGNTVATIAWEILNVGDNKVSVLVMAVDY from the coding sequence ATGATTCTCGACCTTCTTTTTCCCAACCGTTGCATCCACTGCAACCGGATTATCGATGCCGACCTATTGGTGTGTGAGATCTGCTTTGAACACATTCATTTCACTCATTACGACTATTTTAATGAAAATATTATTAAAGAAAAATGCAAATTGTTATTCCCGGTAGAAAACACCTATGCTCTGATGCGGTTCGAAGAAAAAAGTTTAAGCCGAAAAATCATCCATGAGCTGAAATACAGAAATCGTGAAAAGACCGGGAAAATTCTGGCAGATTGGACAACCGAAAATCTGAATTTTTATGATCAAAAACCAGACCTGTTAGTAAGCGTACCGCTTCATCCCAAGAAACAAAAAGAAAGAGGCTACAATCAGTTACATCTCTTTACGGAAACGCTGTCTGAATATTACAGAATTCCATTTGATCATGACTTAATTAAAAGAAATCATTATTCAAAAGCCCAGGCATTAAAGGACAAAAAACATCGTTTAAAAAATGACAATATATTTTCAATAACCCGGAATATTTCAGGAAAGCATATTCTTCTGATCGATGATGTCTTCACTACCGGAAACACCGTCGCTACCATTGCATGGGAAATCTTAAATGTGGGAGACAATAAAGTGAGTGTTTTGGTGATGGCTGTAGATTATTAG
- the upp gene encoding uracil phosphoribosyltransferase: MLTILSENFSLVNEWINELRNVEVQHDRLRFRRNMERIGEIAAFEISKDLEQREVEIQTPLDTIKVREIAVQPVITTILRAGVPLFQGILNYLDKADCGFVAAYRKHDANDYFSIKQDYLTCPSIEGRPLIVGDPMLATGASLIEAIKDLLTHGTPTQLHIVAAIASKQGVETIEKAYPEAKIWVGAIDDQLTSKGYITPGLGDAGDLSYGEKLQR, encoded by the coding sequence ATGCTTACTATTTTATCAGAAAACTTTTCTCTTGTCAATGAATGGATTAACGAACTTCGTAACGTTGAGGTTCAACATGATAGACTAAGGTTTCGTAGAAATATGGAACGTATCGGAGAAATTGCAGCCTTTGAGATCAGTAAAGATTTAGAGCAGAGAGAAGTGGAAATTCAAACTCCATTAGATACGATAAAAGTAAGAGAAATCGCAGTTCAGCCGGTTATTACAACCATATTAAGAGCTGGAGTCCCATTGTTTCAGGGAATTTTAAATTATTTAGACAAAGCAGATTGTGGTTTTGTAGCGGCTTATAGAAAACATGATGCGAACGATTATTTTTCAATCAAGCAGGATTATCTAACCTGTCCAAGCATTGAAGGCAGACCTTTAATTGTCGGAGATCCAATGCTGGCTACCGGAGCTTCTTTAATTGAGGCGATCAAGGACTTATTAACACACGGGACACCTACTCAATTGCATATTGTAGCAGCAATTGCTTCAAAACAAGGGGTTGAAACTATTGAAAAAGCCTATCCTGAAGCAAAAATATGGGTGGGGGCAATTGATGATCAACTGACCTCTAAAGGGTATATTACTCCAGGATTAGGAGATGCCGGAGATTTAAGCTACGGTGAAAAACTACAGAGATAA
- a CDS encoding helix-turn-helix domain-containing protein produces MNPESDFIKTVFGLKLKQQRQKKNWSLQDLAVKTGLSKSYLNEIENGKKYPKHDKIIQLSESLNCTFDDLVSTKLDKSLAPFNEILQSDFFKEVPLELFGINKNNLISIISDAPKKVTAFINALIEISQNYNLGKERFYFAVLRSFQELYDNYFPDIEEKVQSFAHEYQLELNKTLKPEVLEHILIEKLNYTIQSRDFEPYGTSTHLRSLFIPEKKLLLLNVKLERDQKTFILAKEIGFNVLELKNRPTTYSWLDFGSFEEILNNFYASYFAGALLISKRQIIENTSDFFLQNTWKPKNFTELIERFTDSPETFYYRLTNILSSELGIKDLFYLCLVKKKGSDKIQILKELHLNHQQAPHANAMNEHYCRRWIAVKNLQDLKENETLTDAQISHYKDQGISYLVISTSQKNPFSDGSNRSYCLGILLNTQTIKKINFIKSPSLPTINVGVTCESCSIADCDVRQAPPVRLEKEYFNQSMKNSIEKIRKEIESEN; encoded by the coding sequence ATGAATCCAGAGAGCGACTTTATCAAAACAGTATTCGGACTAAAACTGAAACAGCAGAGGCAAAAGAAAAATTGGTCTCTGCAGGACCTTGCTGTAAAGACGGGTTTATCAAAATCTTATCTCAACGAAATTGAGAATGGAAAAAAATATCCAAAACATGATAAAATTATCCAGCTTTCAGAATCCCTGAATTGCACATTCGACGATCTGGTATCAACCAAACTGGATAAGAGCCTTGCTCCGTTCAATGAAATTTTACAGTCTGATTTCTTCAAAGAAGTTCCGTTAGAGCTTTTCGGTATTAATAAAAATAATCTCATCAGTATTATCAGTGATGCCCCTAAAAAAGTAACTGCTTTCATTAATGCATTGATTGAGATTTCTCAGAACTATAATTTAGGAAAGGAACGCTTCTATTTTGCTGTATTGCGTTCTTTTCAGGAACTTTATGACAATTACTTTCCTGACATTGAGGAAAAAGTCCAATCGTTTGCACACGAATATCAATTAGAATTGAACAAGACCCTAAAACCTGAAGTTTTAGAACATATCCTTATTGAAAAGCTGAATTACACTATTCAGTCCAGAGACTTTGAACCTTATGGGACTTCCACCCATCTCCGTTCATTATTCATTCCTGAAAAAAAGCTCCTGCTGCTTAATGTTAAGCTTGAAAGAGATCAAAAAACCTTTATTCTGGCAAAGGAGATAGGATTTAATGTTTTAGAATTAAAAAACCGTCCAACGACTTATTCATGGCTGGATTTTGGAAGTTTTGAGGAAATTTTAAATAATTTTTATGCCTCTTATTTTGCGGGTGCTCTACTCATATCAAAAAGGCAGATCATTGAAAATACTTCCGACTTTTTCTTGCAAAACACCTGGAAGCCTAAAAATTTTACCGAACTCATTGAACGCTTTACAGATTCTCCGGAAACATTTTATTACAGACTTACTAATATCCTTTCATCAGAACTGGGTATTAAAGACCTGTTTTATCTGTGTCTGGTTAAAAAGAAAGGTTCAGATAAAATTCAGATATTAAAGGAATTACACCTTAACCATCAGCAGGCCCCTCACGCCAATGCCATGAACGAGCATTACTGCAGAAGATGGATCGCTGTTAAAAACCTTCAGGACCTGAAAGAAAATGAAACCCTTACCGACGCCCAGATCTCCCATTATAAAGATCAGGGAATAAGTTATCTGGTTATTTCCACTTCTCAGAAAAATCCGTTTTCAGACGGCAGCAACAGAAGTTATTGCCTTGGGATTTTATTGAATACCCAAACAATAAAGAAAATAAATTTCATCAAATCACCAAGCTTGCCAACCATCAATGTAGGGGTAACCTGCGAATCCTGCAGCATTGCTGATTGTGACGTCCGACAGGCACCACCCGTTCGGCTGGAAAAAGAGTATTTTAATCAAAGTATGAAAAACTCTATCGAAAAAATCCGAAAAGAAATCGAATCTGAAAACTAA
- a CDS encoding alpha/beta fold hydrolase, translated as MKNLLLLHGALGHTDLFNPYQQELSKHFNVHTPLFSGHGNTAIPDEGISIEKYIQELTEYCEHEKLNDVYIFGHSMGGYVGLCYALQYPENTNSVLTLGTKFNWTEEQALKESKMLDPETILSKIPKYAEQLETQHGSQWKKLLPSIAGMMVSLGKNPPLHSETLKQLTVPVQVMVGDKDNMVTIEETIQTYRDIPNARLSILPDTKHPMDKIRPTLLTEIMKDFWN; from the coding sequence ATGAAAAACCTGCTTCTGCTGCATGGTGCATTAGGACATACCGATTTATTCAATCCTTATCAGCAAGAACTGTCAAAACATTTTAATGTACACACCCCTCTATTTTCGGGACATGGAAATACTGCAATTCCCGACGAAGGCATTAGCATAGAAAAATACATTCAGGAACTGACCGAATATTGCGAACATGAAAAATTAAATGATGTTTATATTTTCGGCCATAGCATGGGAGGCTATGTCGGCCTCTGTTATGCATTACAGTACCCCGAAAATACTAATTCGGTATTAACGTTGGGAACAAAGTTCAACTGGACGGAAGAACAGGCTTTAAAAGAAAGCAAAATGCTTGATCCTGAGACAATTCTTTCAAAAATCCCGAAATATGCAGAACAACTGGAAACTCAACACGGTTCCCAATGGAAAAAACTCCTGCCTTCCATCGCCGGAATGATGGTTTCTCTGGGTAAAAATCCACCGCTACATTCAGAGACTTTAAAACAGTTGACAGTCCCTGTTCAGGTAATGGTAGGAGATAAAGACAATATGGTAACCATAGAAGAAACGATACAAACCTATCGGGATATTCCTAATGCACGACTATCCATCCTTCCGGATACTAAGCATCCAATGGACAAAATTCGTCCAACTCTATTAACTGAAATTATGAAAGATTTCTGGAATTGA